Proteins encoded together in one Vigna angularis cultivar LongXiaoDou No.4 chromosome 5, ASM1680809v1, whole genome shotgun sequence window:
- the LOC108340543 gene encoding uncharacterized protein LOC108340543 has product MGGGFRVLHLVRPFLSFLPEVQTADRKVPFREKVIYTVIALFIFLVCSQLPLYGIHSTTGADPFYWMRVILASNRGTVMELGITPIVTSGLVMQLLAGSKIIEVDNNVREDRALLNGAQKLLGILIAVGEAVAYVLSGMYGSVGQLGVGNAILIILQLCFAGIIVICLDELLQKGYGLGSGISLFIATNICENIIWKAFSPTTINSGRGAEFEGAVIALFHLLITRTDKVRALREAFYRQNLPNVTNLLATVLIFLIVIYFQGFRVVLPVRSKNARGQQGSYPIKLFYTSNMPIILQSALVSNLYFISQLLHRKYSGNFFVDLLGKWKETEYGGGQSVPVGGIAYYITAPSSLADMAANPFHALFYLVFMLSACALFSKTWIEVSGSSAKDVAKQLKEQQMVMPGHRESNLQKELNRYIPTAAAFGGICIGALTVLADFMGAIGSGTGILLAVTIIYQYFETFEKEKASELGFFGF; this is encoded by the exons ATGGGAGGTGGATTTAGAGTGCTTCACCTAGTTAGACCGTTTCTCTCATTTCTTCCGGAAGTTCAGACTGCTGACAGGAAAGTGCCATTTAGAGAGAAGGTCATATATACTGTGATTGCTCTGTTCATCTTCCTTGTTTGCAGTCAGCTCCCTCTGTATGGAATTCACTCTACAACTGGAGCAGATCCATTCTATTGGATGCGTGTTATCCTTGCTTCAAACCGTGGAACTGTTATGGAGCTAGGAATAACCCCCATTGTGACTTCTGGGTTAGTAATGCAACTCTTGGCTGGGTCCAAGATAATAGAAGTCGACAACAATGTGCGGGAGGATCGTGCTCTCTT AAATGGTGCACAGAAGCTACTTGGCATCTTGATAGCTGTTGGTGAGGCAGTTGCATATGTTCTTTCTGGAATGTATGGTAGTGTGGGCCAACTTGGAGTGGGAAATGCAATCCTCATTATCCTCCAGCTCTGTTTTGCCGGTATTATTGTGATATGTTTAGATGAGCTCCTTCAGAAAGGGTATGGTCTGGGATCTGGAATTTCTCTATTCATTGCCACGAACATATG TGAAAACATCATATGGAAAGCATTTAGTCCCACCACCATTAATAGTGGACGGGGAGCTGAATTTGAGGGTGCTGTCATAGCTCTATTCCATTTGTTGATAACTAGAACGGATAAGGTTCGAGCCCTTCGAGAAGCATTTTACCGGCAAAACCTTCCCAATGTGACAAATCTGCTTGCTACTGTCTTGATATTCCTAATTGTGATATACTTCCAAGGTTTCCGTGTGGTTTTGCCTGTGAGATCAAAGAATGCCCGTGGGCAGCAGGGTTCTTATCCAATCAAGCTATTTTATACCTCCAATATGCCCATTATTCTTCAGTCTGCCCTTGTGTCCAATCTCTACTTCATTTCTCAG CTTCTACACAGAAAGTACAGTGGAAACTTCTTTGTTGATCTATTGGGCAAATGGAAGGAGACTGAATATGGAGGTGGTCAATCTGTTCCTGTTGGGGGTATTGCATACTACATCACTGCACCTTCCAG CTTAGCTGACATGGCAGCAAATCCTTTCCATGCATTGTTCTACCTTGTGTTTATGTTGTCAGCATGTGCCTTGTTCTCTAAAACTTGGATTGAAGTCTCTGGTTCATCTGCTAAAGATGTTGCAAAGCAGCTGAAG GAGCAACAAATGGTAATGCCTGGACATCGGGAGTCAAACCTGCAGAAAGAACTGAACCGATACATTCCCACTGCTGCAGCATTTGGAGGCATATGTATTGGTGCCCTGACTGTGTTGGCAGATTTCATGGGGGCAATTGGTTCAGGGACTGGAATATTGCTTGCAGTGACAATCATCTATCAGTACTTCGAGACATTTGAGAAGGAGAAAGCTAGTGAGCTTGGCTTCTTTGGTTTCTAA